From the Drosophila willistoni isolate 14030-0811.24 chromosome 2L unlocalized genomic scaffold, UCI_dwil_1.1 Seg168, whole genome shotgun sequence genome, the window TTTTTCCATATAGTCTGTGACCACATCCGGTGAAGCATTCGGTGGCACCCATTCCAACTTAACTGGCTGGCTGGCCAAAGCCTTGATTTTGATAAAAGCTGGCTTGGCACGTATTTGACCCAAAATCTCGAATTGCGCCCAACCTGAAGCGTCATCGTCCTGGCACATATGCTGATCTTTGCGACATTTGCAGTTTCGGCAAACCTTTCGCCAGAAATGCAGATCTAGACCTGGGCATTTCTCTAGGCACTCGGTACACGGAGCCCCCGCACCAGATTCATGTCCAAGTTTCGATTTTTTCAGTTGCTCGCGACGGTTTTCCAATTGTGAGAGCCATTCGGGAGCCAAAGGTGTTTCGACACAAGAGTTGGAGTTGTTGGACGCCATGGCTAGTGATTCATATCTGAGACGCTATAcggaaaaataaattaaacttcaAACCACCTCCAAAAGCCGGAATATAGCTTTGTTCCTGTAATGTTTCACGCTTCTAAGAGATGAGAGCTTTTGCTAAGAGTTAATAAATCTAGATTCTAGAAAAGTAAATctttgatataaaaaaaattcacttCAAGGCAATAGGCTAAACATTATAGTGttggtaaatttttttattgatgCTTTGCGGCAGCCCTGTATTATCAGCTGTTACAATTAAGGGTACTCACGTCACTTTGCATCAACGCTACATTGAGAAATCAGCTGCgatttgtttacattttggtTTCATTAATTTCTATAGAAGCATGAATTAAAGACTTTTTTCCAACTGTTCTAAAATATAACAACAGAATattatactttatttaaatttaaattaatttagttttatcaCGTCTTAGTCTGAACTTTACCACCCTTTTCGATTATCTTGCCAAGATCCTTGAGCGATACCTCGCCTGTTCCACGTTCTAATGGTTGCGGCTGATTTGGACCTGGTTTCCAGCCAACAAAATAGATTATTTGAAATGTAGCAGGTACGCCGGTTTCGTTGGCCTTCGCATAGAGTTCCTGATATATGGCGCTGGCCGCTAGCATAGTTTCACGACTCAGATGAGCAGGTCGATTGAAAGCAGCATTATTTTCGGCCATACCTTTAAGATCCCACATCAATTCAAACATTGTGGGATAACCTATAACCATCTCATCAGTATCTATGGTCAGCATGGTGAAGCCAGCTCGATTTAGTAAAGATCCAATATCTCGGATTTGGGTAAAGGGTGAAATGTGCGGAGATATACCACCTTTCCGTTCCAACTCGGCCAATTGCAGAGAGGACCGTAGTTCATATAAAGTGTCACCGCCAAATAGGGATGCTATGAAGACGCCATCCGGTTTAAGGCATTGCTTTATTTTGGCAAAGCAACCTGGCAAATCGTTTACCCAGTGTAAACTCAAACTTGATATGACCAAATCCAAAGAGTTATCGTCGAACTAAACAACAATTAGACGAGAATAAACGGAGAGAGCTTTACGAACTGATTGTTATCATCTTTACCCACATCCAAATCTTCCTCATCCTTGACTATTTTAGCCATTTTCAGGCCGGGTGTGCCCTTAGCTTGCTCCAGCATTGTTGCACTGGTGTCCGTTAGCGTCAAATGTTCAACGCATTCGGCTAAAATGTGTCTAGAGAGATAGCCCCGGTTGCATCCGATGTCAGCTGCTGCCTTAAATTCGCGCTTAATATCAAATATACGATCCGCAAGTCGGAATCCGATCTCTTCCTTTAGATAATCATAGAGTGCCACGTCCGCACTGAATGAGAAGGGATTggatcaaaatattttttcaatttcaaatacAATTTCATAATATAACTACCTAAGAGCAGCTCGCTCCTTTTGCAGCCGCTTTGAGTTTCGATCAAAAATAATCTGGTGAGATGGTTGCACTCCCAAACTTCGCAACAGAAGCATAGGCTTCGGTGCAGTCAGCAGAGACTGGCAATTCCTTATCATAATTTTAGTAATTCACTGTAAATTACCAATATCAATATGAACAACTTGTATTGTTATTCAATTTGCCTGCAAATAGAGCTGGAACCATCGTTGGGGCTATCGATAGTATAAATGGAACTATAGTTCTTCGATACATCGATAGAAATTTCCCGATGTTTTCCCGCTGCGCTTAAAAGTTTTTGTCAATacggtaaatatttacttagcTTCTTGGGCTTAAAACAGTGCACATAAATTTGGAATCAAACGAAACTGAAAAACTCTGACGTCGGGTGCGCattagaaaagaaaagaaagttcTCAAACCCTTGCGAGCCTTAAAGGTCATCAAATTATGtcgcattttttttaaagtaatttgcCCAATAGCGATAATCTACCTTTAAACGGACGAAAATGGACCGAGCGGAGTAAATGTTTTCTTTcagctctctctctttatgcCTTGCAAATCTGCAACTCGCGGCTCGTGTTTACTTTTTCTTCCTAGGTTGTCCTACTTCTTCTAATTTCCTTTGCCTTTCTAGGTGTCAACGGTCATGTGTGGGTGGATAAAAAGAGATTGGTAGACTGTCATTCCTCCTTATTGATGGTATTGGCTTCACCTGCAGCGCGACTTGACCGGTCTATTAAGGATAGCGAATGCTCCTTACTATTCGTAAATAATTTGGATGAGGGCGTCCTTAAATTTTAGGCAAATATCCGACGAATCACCGAATACGTCTGGGCAATTCCACTTCGTCAGCCATATCAGGGACACTCGGTTTtcctattttgtttttaatatctTTGATTATATTTTTTGGGAAGGAAGCaactccgaccatataaagtatatatattcttgatggcgcagtcacgaacagtgacgtTCCTCAACAAATTCTAACTCCCATAGGATCGGTCAAAAAGTGacatttttgaataatttctttaatttggACTCGGttgtaataaaaatttgtCAGTCTTATATTCTTATTAATGATTGCGTCAAATTTTATGAAGATCGGATGACTATTTCACACAgatcccataggaacgatcgatcgaaaacagtgacttttatccATAACTTGTTTACTTTTTAACTATacctatatcatatagctgtGATATAAGCATAAATTTGTTGAAATGTCATTCTACATGCGCCGGATTTTTCAGCCTAAGTTTGTTAGCTGTTTTGTCGCGAGCTTTAGACTTTTTAGACAAAACCTTTTTCACGTTGACGGCAATACGTAGAGTGGGAAgtgtaacaaaaaacttgcaagggtttGCAAACTTCGGAGCGGTCGAAGTTGGCCAAGGCCttctagttttttttattttgaaccCCTTTACTCGCTGCCCACTACTTAATTCCATGCCTTAATCTCGATTTTTaaggaagaaaaaatttcttaCTTTCTTCGATCTTGTACAGCTTATCCGTTGTAAAACGTGTCGATGGCCCATTGACCGCTGGAACCCctcttaaattcaaaaaacaaaatccatCTATCCATATATCTTCCTACTCAACACTGACAACCCCTATTTCTTGTCCTGTCCAACTTAACCGCCATTATTTAGCTATATCGCTATCGATATACTTTACTACTATCGACTGAGTTCGACGCGATAATACGATAACTCGATTAGTAATCGATAAATATCTTATTGTCTTGCACGTTGAGGCGGTAATATACAGTTTTACCATTAAGACAATTTATTTTGTGTACAAAATTGGGCATTACTATTTCCAAAATAAAGCAGGGTTTTTCCTCCTTTAAGCAAAGTttcttatacatacatttttcttttggtgAAGTTTGGCACAGAAGTTGAAGCAAACtaatattttattcatttctaTTCCATGTTCTTTTCACCGagttttcttttacttttaccGTTTTCTTTTCCCACTTAttgttacatatgtataatataaATTGTTCATTCTCGTTCATTCGTTCAAGTCAAAATGCCCGATTTTACTATCTTGTTTTGAAATTCGTGGAAGACTGAAGCTCTGATTCTTGCAGCTAACATGGATCAAATATTACTAAACCTGACGTCAAACCTGGATGATATTTCGGAAGAGTTTACGGCTGAGTCCAACTCggtaaatatacatataaatactaAGCCAATGCAAAGATCATTTAAAGAATGTATCCACCTCGATTTCAGATAACCGATTGGTTTGAGATGCTGGACTATCAGTGCCGTGGAAACTGtggcaaaaatataaaatgcaTATTACAGCAAGCGGCTAATACAATTAGATTGAAAGATCGCCAAATCGATAATTATGTCAATACAGTCAAAATGAAAGATCGCCAAATCGATAGTCTTATCACTTTGGCTTTAAAGAAAAGTCCTGATTTGACAAATATCATAGAACCGTCAACCATCACAATATCAAACTACCAAGATCAACTCAAGAACGCcaatgaaaaaataaagagcCTTGAAATGCAGATTCAACAAAATTGTCTTATTGAAGTCGAGGAAATGGATGAGATTGATGTGCCCATTAACAATTCTGCTAAGAGAAGAAAGGCAAACAGAgaacaaataaaaaggaagGACGAAGCCTCTAAGCCCCAGAGAATATTACAAAAAGAACTTTGGATACATCCTTCAGTTCCTACTGCTTTAATGATTGAAAATAATATAGCTGGTCCAGGTTGGACTGTCATTAATCGTTGGATAATGGATAATGGTATATTAACAGAAGATATATGTCAGTTCTTGCACGTCTACGAACTAACAAAAGATAACCCACATGAATTATACATTCACATGGAACGTAATGATGGTAGCTCTTCACATGCTCACTTTAATACCTTTGCCCTTAGTGCATACGATGATACAAAGAAGGATTATGTCATCAAATTATTGAATGGTCTTAGAAAGCACTCGAATATACTTGTTGGAAATTTTTGCGGAAAGACTATTACAGAATTGTATGACACTTTCTGTTATGATTGCGTTATGTCTCTTATAATGATAAGAGAGCTTTGAAAGATGTATATTTTTAGAACAAATAATGAAatcttttaataatatatTCAATAAGTTGAGCTTAAAACTTCTGTATTTACAGATTGACGCTGTAAACTCGTTTTATGCTTTGTTTGGATCTAGACTAACATTATATGTTTGAAAACATTTGCTTGATAGAcgaaaaaacttaaaaacatttttgttaagTTTCATGTATTTTAATCATAACTTTTActaaatgaagaaaaaatattttcttgtgTTTTTAAATCTAGATTAACTTTATATGTTTGAAAAAATTTGCTTAATAAGAGTTAAGTTTTATAACATtttgtaattgaaaaataaatatttaagttttcgttgtattaaacttaaaaagtAAAGTTAAGTTGATTTAATACAATCTTAATTTCATTGGTTTAAAGTGAGCAGTCGGCATTAAATTTCCCCAAAGTAATACAGAATCTTTCGGATACGTCAAAATTACACATAAGTTTTGATAGAAATAATTATCAAAGTATATTTTGTAGCTTTAAAGCATAAAACGATGAAGAAAGGATTTAAAACTTAACTCAAATTCGCACCTTCAAACTTATtcaatatgtatttgtttcGTAGAACTTGAACTTTAACTTAAAATCCGCATAAGAAAGATAAAGTTATTGCATTCGCtcgttgtatgtatgtgtctaaaaatataaaaatcttACTTGAACTTTACATCTGCTGGAAATTTTGTGACTGCTTTTATAAATCATGCCATTCAAAAGTTACAGAGATTAAAAACAAAGGGCAAAATGGGAAGAAAATTTCAAAGCTGTGGACAAAAATTGAGGCTAACATTTGACGAAAACGATTCGATTTCTCTCATATCGATAGAACTCAAACTACTTCCTGGAATCGTAAGGATCAATGCTTTTTGCAATAAACAGGACGTGTAATAGCAACGAAATATGGTTATAGCAAGTAAGCATCAGTCACTGTATTTTGGAAGGATTCTCTACTGATATCCCGAATGTATGAAATTCATTATTCAATTCAATGTATGAAATATGGTTATAGAATCCTTCCAAATACTGTGACTGAAGCAGAACTTCTGTctaaatattgaaaatcaTCGATTAATCGGAATCTCTTAACAATAAGTTTTAAAACTTGTAATTAGAGCTCATATTTCTGGATTCGAGTTAGAGTTTGGTTTCGTTTACGAAGGAGTTGAACTCTAGGATATTAAATGAATGATATTAAAGTATCaaaagaatataattttaGAGTTAATATAGTTAGTTATTTCCTGATATGTAATATAGAAAGAAAGTCTAGATTAcgatggcaaattgacatcACGATCCCAGCTAAAGTCACGAAGAGCAAAAAGGAAGAACTACTTTTGGATGGACTTATAGTAAGTCTagtctggtgcgactcatattgaggtgaccaaaataggacggacaagggCAGTAATGGGAATTTAAGTTGTATATGGATCGTCGAATTCTTCTGGCCATCTTCTAATGAAACCGAAAACACCCATGGCCTTTGCGATCGTTTTGAAAATATGTGtgttaaaagttaatttatgatCCATGAGTaagcccaaatcattcatactATAAAGACATTCTAAGAGACTATTGTTTTGaattgaggagagttacgatgAAAAggcattaccttacatttagTAGTGTTTAAGATCAGCTTCTAGTCGACTAAATGAGTCCATTTCTCTATAAgtttgacatcgtcagcaaaCATAAGCACACACACCAATGAATAATAGTATGAAAAGCAGAGAGCCAAGATGTAAGTAAATATATTACTTATCGAAATCAAAGGGAAATAGCTATGCTATACATATTAATGTTAGGTAGAGAAGTAGGTAGAGTTTGATATGttgattaaaaacaaaatatgtatatttctaaAAAACGATTACTTATTGActagaaaaattttaaatgcgAGTCATTTTAAAACGAAGCGGCCCTTCGGGAGCATACATAAAGGTCACTGCATAGTCCAGGGGCTTGTGATTGTATTCCAATCTGTAGTTGCGCAACAGTTTCGCCAGCAGGATTTGCATTTCCAGGTCAGCAAATCGTCGGCCCAAGCACATGCGCGCTCCATAGCCATAGGGGAGAGAGGCAAAGGGATGCAGTTTGCCTGGATCAGGATCCCCACCATGCTGTGGCTTCAGCCAGCGTTCAGGCTTAAATGTGGCTGCATCTGTGACATACTCTTCCATGTTGCCAGTGACAATGGTGGGGAAGACAGCTTGAATACCCTTGGGAACTTGATAACCACATATCACGCTGTCTTCCTGCAAAGTTCGGCCGTTGCCAATCACAGTGCTGTACATGCGGAACACCTCCTTGATAAAAGCCTTTAGATAATGCATTTGGTCTAGCAAAGGAATGGTTAGAGGTGTTTTTTCATCTGGCAGTAAGCGTTTCAGTTCTTGATGTACTTTCTCCTGCTCCACAGGCCTTGTGGCCAATTGATAGAGCATCGAACAGACAGCCATCGAAATCTGAAAGAACAAACTACTTAGTATATGACATGATTATGAACTTAATATCTTACAGTATCTATGCCAACTAAAATCAAATCGAGAGCCATTATTGTAGCTATTTTTTCATCCTTCTCAGACATGATCACCTTCTCCACCAAAGATGGTTCGCCAACACGTTGGCTAGAATCTTCAT encodes:
- the LOC111519593 gene encoding uncharacterized protein LOC111519593 codes for the protein MDQILLNLTSNLDDISEEFTAESNSITDWFEMLDYQCRGNCGKNIKCILQQAANTIRLKDRQIDNYVNTVKMKDRQIDSLITLALKKSPDLTNIIEPSTITISNYQDQLKNANEKIKSLEMQIQQNCLIEVEEMDEIDVPINNSAKRRKANREQIKRKDEASKPQRILQKELWIHPSVPTALMIENNIAGPGWTVINRWIMDNGILTEDICQFLHVYELTKDNPHELYIHMERNDGSSSHAHFNTFALSAYDDTKKDYVIKLLNGLRKHSNILVGNFCGKTITELYDTFCYDCVMSLIMIREL
- the LOC6652313 gene encoding arginine-hydroxylase NDUFAF5, mitochondrial isoform X1 — translated: MIRNCQSLLTAPKPMLLLRSLGVQPSHQIIFDRNSKRLQKERAALSADVALYDYLKEEIGFRLADRIFDIKREFKAAADIGCNRGYLSRHILAECVEHLTLTDTSATMLEQAKGTPGLKMAKIVKDEEDLDFDDNSLDLVISSLSLHWVNDLPGCFAKIKQCLKPDGVFIASLFGGDTLYELRSSLQLAELERKGGISPHISPFTQIRDIGSLLNRAGFTMLTIDTDEMVIGYPTMFELMWDLKGMAENNAAFNRPAHLSRETMLAASAIYQELYAKANETGVPATFQIIYFVGWKPGPNQPQPLERGTGEVSLKDLGKIIEKGGKVQTKT
- the LOC6652313 gene encoding arginine-hydroxylase NDUFAF5, mitochondrial isoform X2, encoding MRKIWMWFDDNSLDLVISSLSLHWVNDLPGCFAKIKQCLKPDGVFIASLFGGDTLYELRSSLQLAELERKGGISPHISPFTQIRDIGSLLNRAGFTMLTIDTDEMVIGYPTMFELMWDLKGMAENNAAFNRPAHLSRETMLAASAIYQELYAKANETGVPATFQIIYFVGWKPGPNQPQPLERGTGEVSLKDLGKIIEKGGKVQTKT